The proteins below are encoded in one region of Nitrospira sp.:
- the thrC1 gene encoding threonine synthase produces the protein MSKIRALVCRECGSEYPAHAIHVCELCFGPLEVKYNYEDIKQGISRRKIEEGPKSMWRYIDLLPVEGMNLVGPHAGLTPMVRAKNLGAYLGLDELYIKNDTVNHPTLSFKDRVVAVALTRARELGFETVACASTGNLANSVAAHAAAANLHCYVFIPGDLEAAKVLGNLIYRPNVVEVEGNYDDVNRLCSEIAGEHGWAFVNINIRPYYAEGSKTLAFETVEQLGWRTPDQVVIPMASGSLLTKIWKGMNEMKAVGLLDGVQTKINGAQAEGCSPISTAFKDGRDFFKPVKPKTIAKSLAIGNPADGYYALKTTAESGGAMDMVSDEEIVDSIKLLAQTEGIFAETAGGVTIGVLRKLVKSGHIKKQDVTVAYITGNGLKTQEAVLEAVGRPVRIAPSLTSFQKTFQVGTQGKDA, from the coding sequence ATGTCCAAGATTCGCGCGCTGGTTTGTCGAGAATGCGGCAGTGAGTACCCTGCCCACGCCATTCATGTTTGCGAGCTGTGCTTCGGGCCCCTTGAGGTCAAATACAATTACGAGGACATCAAGCAGGGCATCTCCCGCCGCAAGATCGAGGAAGGCCCCAAAAGCATGTGGCGGTACATCGATCTCTTGCCGGTCGAAGGCATGAATCTGGTGGGCCCGCACGCCGGGCTGACTCCGATGGTCCGTGCCAAGAATCTCGGGGCGTATCTCGGACTGGACGAACTCTATATCAAGAATGACACGGTCAACCACCCGACGCTTTCGTTCAAAGACCGCGTGGTAGCCGTCGCGCTCACTCGAGCCCGAGAACTGGGATTCGAAACGGTCGCGTGCGCCTCGACCGGCAACCTGGCCAATTCGGTGGCCGCCCATGCAGCCGCGGCAAATCTGCACTGCTATGTCTTCATTCCCGGCGATCTGGAGGCGGCGAAAGTCCTCGGCAATCTGATCTACCGGCCGAACGTTGTCGAAGTGGAAGGGAATTATGACGACGTGAATCGGCTCTGCAGCGAGATTGCCGGCGAGCACGGATGGGCTTTCGTCAATATCAATATCCGCCCCTACTATGCGGAGGGATCCAAAACCTTAGCGTTCGAGACCGTCGAGCAGCTCGGGTGGCGCACACCCGATCAAGTCGTGATTCCAATGGCCTCCGGTTCCTTGCTCACCAAGATTTGGAAGGGGATGAACGAAATGAAAGCCGTCGGACTTCTTGACGGCGTGCAGACCAAGATCAACGGGGCGCAGGCGGAAGGCTGCTCCCCCATCTCCACCGCGTTCAAGGACGGCCGCGACTTCTTCAAGCCGGTGAAGCCCAAAACCATCGCGAAGTCTTTGGCGATCGGGAATCCGGCCGACGGCTACTATGCCCTGAAAACGACCGCGGAAAGCGGCGGAGCGATGGACATGGTGTCCGACGAGGAAATCGTCGACAGCATCAAATTGCTGGCGCAAACAGAAGGAATCTTCGCCGAGACCGCCGGAGGTGTCACTATCGGAGTTCTTCGGAAACTGGTCAAGTCCGGCCATATCAAGAAGCAGGACGTGACCGTCGCCTATATCACGGGGAACGGGCTGAAGACACAGGAAGCGGTGCTCGAGGCGGTGGGCCGTCCGGTTCGGATCGCTCCAAGCCTCACCAGCTTTCAGAAAACCTTTCAAGTCGGGACGCAAGGTAAAGACGCATGA
- a CDS encoding cysteine synthase: MLRAQSEITALIGNTPLVRLNRLTDTTMATIYAKVESFNPGGSVKDRICLNMVDEAERSGRLKPGSTIVEPTSGNTGIGLALVAAVRGYKLILVMPESMSMERASLLSSYGAQLVLTAAWEGMRGSIKEAETILSQNPSYFMPDQFSNPANPAMHRKTTAPEIWDALEGKVDAFVAAVGTGGTITGCGEVLKERNPKVKVVAVEPSGSPVLSGGEPGPHKIQGIGAGFVPKVLNRAILDGVVTVTDDEAYQTSKLLAKKEGLLVGISSGANVYAAQKVARELGPGKNVVTVLCDTGERYISIEKYFNI, translated from the coding sequence ATGCTTCGAGCACAATCCGAGATCACCGCATTGATCGGTAACACGCCCCTGGTTCGACTCAACAGGCTGACCGACACTACCATGGCCACGATTTATGCCAAGGTGGAGTCCTTCAACCCAGGCGGAAGCGTCAAAGATCGGATCTGCCTGAACATGGTCGACGAGGCCGAACGGTCCGGCCGTCTCAAGCCGGGTTCTACGATCGTTGAGCCGACCAGCGGAAATACGGGAATTGGCTTGGCGCTCGTGGCGGCCGTCCGCGGTTACAAGCTGATCCTGGTCATGCCCGAGAGCATGAGTATGGAACGCGCCAGTTTGTTATCGTCCTACGGAGCACAACTGGTCCTGACGGCAGCCTGGGAAGGCATGCGCGGTTCTATTAAGGAGGCGGAAACGATTCTGTCGCAGAACCCCTCGTACTTCATGCCCGACCAGTTTTCGAACCCGGCGAACCCGGCGATGCATCGCAAGACCACGGCGCCGGAAATATGGGACGCCCTGGAGGGAAAAGTCGATGCCTTCGTGGCTGCCGTAGGCACGGGAGGGACCATCACCGGGTGCGGCGAAGTTTTAAAGGAGCGCAACCCCAAGGTCAAAGTGGTGGCGGTGGAACCGTCCGGTTCGCCGGTGTTATCGGGTGGAGAGCCGGGACCGCACAAGATTCAAGGTATCGGTGCCGGCTTCGTCCCCAAAGTGCTCAATCGCGCCATCCTCGACGGTGTCGTGACGGTGACCGACGACGAAGCGTATCAAACCTCCAAGCTGCTGGCCAAAAAGGAAGGCTTGTTGGTCGGTATCTCCTCGGGAGCCAACGTGTACGCGGCACAGAAGGTCGCACGTGAATTGGGACCCGGGAAGAACGTGGTCACCGTTCTTTGCGACACGGGCGAACGCTACATCAGCATCGAAAAATACTTCAATATCTGA
- a CDS encoding c-di-GMP phosphodiesterase: MRHRFLVHSPHQIDRLRRAGVNRVTIDLTRGSDVTPPDRTAPNSARPGGAHPLAELTSAMTSLPLRDLEQELTSAERAREQLTHTVRRLYAHLQSSGTIDSGEAAEAVREIMIVTRTLTDPAVFWAMSQARHTDPALSTHALVTCTLSLIMGQGIGLGLTDLQDLATGALLHDLGLVGMSRKILARLNNTSRIMPRQDLAIYQAHSREGAIRIERQRRFSHSVRRIVAEHHALPNGRGFPQEADPTATTRMSRIVMIADRYDDLLTGFGGATPLAPHDAIQRLYMESQEQSLDLTLTSLFIKRVGVFPVYSLVVLNTGERAVVTEINEEALHLPVIHVTHNATGQALSLPTRIDLARQDREHPNRSVARVLDSARPKKL; this comes from the coding sequence ATGCGGCACCGGTTCCTGGTTCATTCTCCGCACCAGATCGACCGACTCCGCCGGGCCGGAGTCAACCGTGTCACCATCGATCTCACGCGAGGCAGCGACGTGACTCCCCCGGACCGTACCGCACCGAATTCAGCACGCCCCGGGGGCGCCCACCCGCTCGCTGAACTGACCTCGGCCATGACTTCCCTCCCCCTCCGGGACCTCGAGCAGGAGCTGACCTCAGCTGAACGGGCGCGTGAGCAACTGACACACACGGTACGTCGTCTCTATGCGCATTTGCAGTCGAGCGGCACGATCGATTCCGGTGAAGCGGCGGAGGCGGTCAGGGAGATCATGATCGTAACGCGCACGCTCACGGATCCCGCCGTCTTCTGGGCGATGAGTCAGGCGCGTCATACGGACCCGGCCCTCAGCACGCATGCCCTGGTGACCTGTACCTTATCGCTGATCATGGGCCAAGGCATCGGGCTCGGTCTCACCGACCTGCAAGATTTGGCAACCGGCGCGCTCTTGCACGACCTCGGCCTCGTCGGGATGTCACGGAAAATTCTAGCCCGCCTGAACAACACATCACGCATCATGCCTCGCCAAGACCTGGCGATCTACCAGGCCCATTCTCGCGAGGGCGCCATACGCATCGAACGGCAGCGCCGGTTCTCGCATTCGGTCCGCCGAATCGTCGCCGAACACCATGCATTGCCCAATGGACGAGGATTTCCTCAGGAGGCAGACCCGACGGCGACGACTCGTATGAGCCGGATCGTCATGATCGCCGATCGCTACGATGACTTGTTGACGGGATTCGGAGGAGCCACGCCGCTCGCGCCCCATGATGCGATTCAACGCCTATACATGGAGTCGCAGGAACAGTCGCTCGATCTCACGCTAACATCACTCTTTATCAAGCGGGTCGGCGTCTTTCCGGTCTACAGCCTGGTCGTCCTGAATACCGGCGAACGCGCCGTGGTCACGGAGATCAATGAAGAAGCCCTACACCTGCCCGTCATTCATGTGACTCACAATGCTACGGGACAGGCATTGTCCTTACCCACCCGCATCGACCTGGCTCGCCAGGATCGCGAACACCCCAATCGCTCCGTCGCACGCGTGCTCGATTCGGCCCGACCGAAGAAACTGTAA
- the def2 gene encoding peptide deformylase 2 yields the protein MALLPIAKLGNPILRKIAAPVDPGEIKTAAFQQLIDDMFETMEEASGIGLAAPQVSRSLQLVVMACPGEGGFPSTVLINPKIVFYGSNLTEFWEGCLSVDGLRGQVTRPSSVRVQALDRSGSPQDIEATGLYATCIQHEMDHLIGKVFLDRMTDLSTLAQLEEFAEYWQKEHSTVI from the coding sequence GCCAAACTTGGCAACCCCATACTCAGAAAAATTGCCGCTCCGGTCGATCCGGGTGAAATCAAAACTGCCGCGTTCCAACAGCTTATCGACGACATGTTCGAAACCATGGAAGAGGCGAGCGGTATTGGGTTGGCGGCTCCTCAGGTGTCACGGTCTCTGCAGTTGGTGGTCATGGCCTGTCCAGGCGAGGGGGGATTTCCCTCCACCGTACTGATCAATCCGAAAATCGTCTTCTATGGATCCAACCTGACAGAATTCTGGGAAGGATGCCTGAGCGTCGACGGCTTGCGGGGGCAGGTCACGAGACCGTCATCAGTTCGAGTTCAAGCACTGGACCGAAGCGGATCCCCGCAGGACATCGAAGCAACGGGGCTGTATGCGACCTGTATTCAGCATGAAATGGACCACCTTATCGGAAAGGTCTTTTTAGACCGAATGACCGATCTCTCGACGCTCGCCCAGCTCGAGGAGTTCGCAGAATACTGGCAAAAGGAGCATTCGACCGTGATCTGA
- a CDS encoding ferredoxin, translating to MAHLRFHIRFPEEKVKEPVMYQLGRDYKIVTNVRRADVRETIGWMDVELTGEVDEIERAITGLRQKGVLVDPIELNVVE from the coding sequence ATGGCTCACCTTAGATTTCACATTCGTTTTCCAGAAGAGAAGGTCAAAGAACCCGTCATGTATCAGTTGGGGCGCGATTACAAGATCGTCACCAATGTTCGCCGTGCGGATGTTCGAGAGACGATTGGCTGGATGGACGTCGAACTGACCGGCGAGGTGGATGAAATCGAACGCGCGATTACCGGTCTCCGCCAGAAGGGCGTGCTGGTAGACCCCATCGAATTGAATGTCGTGGAGTAA
- the thiS gene encoding thiamine biosynthesis protein ThiS: MQIKINGKAEDVQGQTVLDILQTKNIEPRMVAVELNETMVDRDQLATTPVKEGDHLEFLYYMGGGR; this comes from the coding sequence ATGCAAATCAAAATAAACGGTAAGGCAGAAGACGTGCAAGGCCAGACAGTCCTTGACATCCTCCAGACCAAGAACATCGAGCCTCGTATGGTGGCGGTGGAACTCAACGAGACCATGGTGGATCGCGACCAACTTGCGACCACTCCCGTCAAAGAGGGCGACCATCTCGAATTCCTATACTATATGGGAGGGGGGCGTTGA
- the moeB gene encoding thiazole biosynthesis adenylyltransferase ThiF, with the protein MDFTDAQQQRYSRHIILKEVGGKGQRKLAQAKVLLIGAGGLGSPAAMYLAAAGIGTIGLVDGDVVDLSNLQRQVLHSTATLGRPKVESGHQTLAALNPDVTVQTYHQQVDADNILGLVSEYDVVLDGSDNFSTRFLVNDACFFAKKTLVSASMFRFEGQLTTIKPHAGYPCYRCLYPEPPPAGLVPNCQEAGVLGVLAGTMGILQATEAIKEILGIGDTMADRLLIYDALEMKFRKVARPKDPACPLCGPNPRIKDLGGDYVVSCAV; encoded by the coding sequence ATGGACTTCACCGACGCACAACAGCAGCGCTATAGCAGGCATATCATCCTCAAAGAGGTCGGGGGCAAGGGACAGAGGAAACTCGCCCAAGCCAAGGTGCTGTTGATCGGCGCCGGAGGTCTTGGGTCCCCGGCGGCCATGTACCTTGCCGCCGCCGGCATCGGCACCATCGGACTGGTCGATGGCGACGTGGTCGATTTATCAAATTTGCAGCGTCAGGTGTTGCACTCGACAGCCACGTTGGGACGTCCCAAGGTCGAATCCGGCCATCAGACGCTCGCGGCGTTGAATCCGGACGTCACCGTCCAGACCTACCACCAGCAGGTCGATGCCGACAACATTCTGGGCCTGGTGTCGGAGTACGACGTAGTCCTCGATGGGTCGGACAACTTTTCGACGAGGTTCTTGGTCAACGATGCCTGCTTTTTTGCCAAAAAAACCCTGGTGTCGGCGAGCATGTTCCGCTTCGAAGGCCAGCTCACGACGATCAAGCCGCATGCCGGCTATCCCTGCTACCGCTGTCTGTACCCCGAGCCGCCACCCGCTGGCCTCGTACCCAACTGTCAGGAGGCCGGGGTGCTGGGTGTCCTTGCCGGAACGATGGGGATCTTACAAGCGACTGAGGCGATTAAGGAAATTCTTGGCATCGGCGACACCATGGCGGATCGGCTTCTTATCTATGACGCACTGGAGATGAAGTTTCGGAAGGTTGCCAGACCGAAAGATCCGGCCTGCCCCCTGTGCGGACCCAACCCACGCATCAAGGACCTGGGCGGCGACTACGTCGTGTCCTGCGCCGTGTGA
- the thiF-2 gene encoding adenylyltransferase, which translates to MSFTEDQITRYSRHILLPEVGGKGQKKIAQAKILIVGAGGLGSPAALYLAAAGVGTLGLIDADVVDLSNLQRQVIHHTPDVGRPKVQSAQEKIQRLNPDVKVITYQDRLMAHNAIGIVKDFDLVLDGVDNFAGKFLINDACFFAEKPLIHGGILRFDGRVTTIVPRKSACYRCVFKNPPPAGLVPSCQEAGVIGVLAGVIGTIQATEALKLILGIGQPLTNRMLDYDAKKGLFREIRCKRNPNCSLCGDRPTITDLFDHDPETCELRTPGAVPAPSA; encoded by the coding sequence ATGAGTTTTACCGAAGACCAGATCACCCGTTACAGCCGCCATATCCTCCTCCCTGAAGTCGGCGGGAAGGGGCAGAAAAAGATCGCTCAAGCGAAAATCCTGATCGTCGGGGCCGGAGGATTGGGATCACCCGCGGCGCTGTATTTGGCGGCCGCCGGCGTCGGAACTCTCGGTCTGATCGACGCCGATGTCGTGGACCTCTCCAACCTCCAGCGCCAGGTTATTCATCATACGCCGGATGTCGGACGACCGAAGGTTCAGTCCGCGCAAGAAAAGATTCAGCGTTTGAATCCGGATGTGAAGGTGATCACGTATCAGGATCGCTTGATGGCCCACAATGCGATTGGCATCGTGAAGGATTTCGATCTGGTGCTCGATGGCGTCGACAATTTCGCCGGCAAGTTCCTCATTAACGACGCCTGCTTCTTCGCCGAAAAACCTCTGATCCATGGGGGGATTCTGAGATTCGATGGACGGGTCACGACCATCGTACCGAGAAAATCGGCATGCTATCGGTGCGTGTTCAAAAATCCGCCTCCGGCGGGGTTAGTGCCGAGTTGCCAGGAGGCAGGTGTCATCGGAGTCCTCGCCGGCGTCATCGGTACGATCCAGGCGACTGAGGCTTTGAAATTAATCCTTGGTATCGGTCAACCGCTGACGAACCGGATGCTGGACTACGATGCCAAGAAAGGTCTGTTCCGTGAGATTCGCTGCAAACGAAATCCGAACTGTTCGTTGTGCGGCGATCGCCCGACCATCACGGACCTGTTCGACCACGATCCTGAGACCTGTGAACTGCGGACGCCCGGTGCCGTACCGGCACCGTCGGCTTGA
- a CDS encoding MoaD family protein, producing the protein MIKIRIPTPLRPLTKGQGEVQAMAASVAEMIDTLNSAHPGIKDRLCDDKGELRRFVNIYVNEEDIRFLQGKATPLKAGDEVSIVPAIAGG; encoded by the coding sequence ATGATCAAGATCAGAATTCCTACTCCGCTCCGGCCTCTCACCAAAGGACAGGGTGAGGTTCAGGCGATGGCCGCCTCGGTGGCCGAAATGATCGACACGCTCAACAGCGCACATCCGGGCATCAAGGATCGACTGTGCGACGACAAGGGCGAGTTGCGCCGATTCGTCAACATTTACGTCAATGAGGAAGACATCAGGTTCCTTCAAGGAAAAGCCACCCCCTTGAAAGCCGGCGATGAAGTCTCCATCGTCCCGGCAATCGCAGGAGGTTAA
- a CDS encoding phospholipase D has protein sequence MSVAQAGTEVLFAPEDRPGDRMVRLYRDAHHYVFVAMYGLTYPPAVQALVAAKRRGVDVRVLTDRERLRDQKQMLALETLRLAGIPIRINQHDSLMHLKQVVVDDRINTTGSMNLTTSGNEYNDERLDVVSDPVSTLRAKQKFLRMWNDRGRYADWPGGTLSGP, from the coding sequence GTGAGCGTGGCCCAGGCGGGGACGGAGGTTCTGTTTGCCCCAGAGGATCGTCCGGGAGATCGCATGGTGCGGCTGTACCGTGACGCGCACCACTACGTCTTTGTGGCGATGTACGGACTGACCTATCCGCCAGCCGTGCAAGCCCTGGTGGCGGCCAAGCGACGCGGCGTGGATGTGCGCGTGTTGACGGATCGGGAGCGATTACGGGATCAGAAGCAGATGCTTGCGCTGGAAACGCTTCGTCTGGCTGGGATTCCGATTCGAATCAATCAACACGACAGTCTCATGCACCTCAAGCAGGTCGTGGTAGACGATCGGATCAACACGACCGGATCGATGAATCTGACCACGAGCGGGAACGAGTACAATGACGAACGACTGGATGTGGTCAGCGATCCGGTCAGCACGCTGCGGGCAAAGCAAAAGTTCCTCAGGATGTGGAACGATCGGGGTCGGTATGCGGATTGGCCGGGGGGGACACTCAGCGGACCATGA